CTCAGTCACACAAGTGTCAATGTAtagttcagctgaagtcaattggTTAATGAGGAGTCAAACCAGTCCATATCTTCCTCCACCAAATACAACCCACAATGGAATTTACTGCGTGTACACCTACACCATGACTGGTAAGAAATGTCATTATTATTATCTTTTGAGCATCTTTGTGCATGTAGCAGTGAAATTCCATAGaaacataacagccatactggatcagaccaaaggtccatctagcccagtgtcctgtcttctgacagtggccaatgccaggtgcctcagagggaatgaacagaacaggtaatcatcaagtgatccatcccctgttgcccattcccagcttctggcaaacagaggctagggacaccatcctgcccatcctggctaatagctgttgatggacctatccttcatgaatttatctagttcttttttaaatcctgctatagtctggccttcacaccatcctctggcaaggagttccacaggttaacttagTATTTATCCCTAGGAGATGCATTTTCTCATTTCGAGGCTCTTTGAATCTGAGTCaaaagtaatcatagaatcagtTACAGTCCACACCACCTACAAGTGTTATTACCTCTAGGAGGATTTGtaacagggaggaaaaataatgcaCGTGGTTACAAAGAATGGCTGTAAAACATACACTGACTCCAATAGGACAATGACACTTTAGTGATaccaaactttttcactggggctGCCTCATATTAGgccctaaatctatatttaggcacctatataaaaggGGCACTGAGCATCACTTGTGCCCTTTGAGGTCATTTTGATTAGGAAGAGAAAATCAAAGACCAGGAATAAACTCTATAGCATTGATTACTTGCATACATTGATAGATTATTTGCCTCCCTTCTAAACTAAACACTCCCAATCTATATATCTCTTATTTTATAGAAGATTTGACCCACTGGATGGTTTCATACATATTAaaacagagtagggtgaccagaggggaagtgtgaaaaattgggatgggggtggggggtaataagtgcctatataagagaaagcccccaaaattgggactgtccctataaaatcgggacatctggtcaccctaacacagagTACACAATATTTCTGTAGCTGGAACATGTCCTATCTGTAATGGAAAGCATGTGGGGAATACAAAGAGAACATTCCCTAGGAGTGTCCTTCGATGTATTTCAGCTTTCCTATGTTTATACACTGTTTCCCAGGAACAATCACAGGGATTATGAGGGATCTGTACTCAGTACTTTATTGGCCAGTGAttaattttaatctttatttttttttcaccagcagAGGAGAGCGTTTCTGGaataaatggcagagagaaaccaCACCATGGTGACCGAGTTCATTTTCGTAGGATTCACAGATCATCCAGATCTACAGATCCCCCTCTTTATGTTGTTCCTAGTGATGTATGTGGTCAGCCTGatggggaatcttgggatgatagCGTTAATCATGGTTGAAACCCGACTtcatacccccatgtactttttcctaagCCAGATGTCCATTGTAGATATTGGATATTCCACTGCCATAGCTCCCAGGATGCTAATGACCTTTGTAGCAGAGACTAGAACCATTCCTTTGATTGAGTGTGCGGCACAACTATTCTTCGTCTGTTTCTTTGTGACCAATGAATGTTGCCTCCTGGCTGTGATTGCGTATGACCGCTTCAAAGCTATCTGTAATCCTCTGCTATACAGAGCCATTATGTCCAAGAGACACTGTGTCCTGTTAGTGGCTGGTACATATGTATGTGGCTCTGTGAATTCAGTTGTGCAAACTCTATTTATATTTAGTCTGTCCTTCTGCAGCTCCAATGTtgtcaaccatttcttctgtgatgtgcccCCCATGCTGAAGCTGTCCTGCTCTGACACCCATGTCACTGACCTTGTACTTTTCACTTTCTCTACTGTAATTGGAATGACTACTTTCCTGGGTGTCCTAATCTCCTACATGTGCATCCTTCTGGCCATTCTCAGGATCCGTTCTGCCAAGGGGAGACGCAAAACCTTTTCCACCTGTGCCTCCCACCTGACAGTCGTCACTATGTTTTATGGGACGctgatatgtatatatttaagacCCAGTTCTAGCTACGTGGTGGACCAAGACAAGGTTACCTCTGTGTTTTATGCCCTTGTGATCCCCATGTTGAatcccctgatctacagcctgagaaacaaggaggtAAATGATGCCTTTAAAAGGGTGATATACAGGAAGATTTTTTATTGGTCATTATAATCATTATATTTTAACCAATAAACAGTAGATGGAATAAGAGTGAGTTCTCTGTATCATTATCCTTATTTCTATGACTCAGCCACTCCATGTGATGTACAGAAAATCATATAATGGAACCCAGTCAAATACAATATTAGAAATTGCTGTTTTTAAGATCCATGAATGAGGGTCTGTGACACAATGCAGAATCAGCAAGATGCTCTGATATTTGGCTTAAAGGACAATTGCCGTTGCCTGTTATGTTTTAGGCCAGGTTGGAGTTCCGGTGAGAGGATGAGAAGATTGTATGTATCCTTCCTCGGTTCTGAGATTTCACCCAGTGGAGGGCACTGTTAAACATACTGAATCAAAGCAACCAGAACTGAGGTAACGATTATCAAAGCTCAGCTTAGGTCGATCGGCCATGTTCTCGGAATCTGTAATGATAAATTCCCCAGAAAAGTCCTCTCTGGTGAGCTTAGGGACTTAGTCTGAATAATGCAGAGTTGACCTTCATCATGCAGAGCTAGCCTGCACCAAATCAGAGTATCTTCTCTCACCGCTGCATCATGCCGACATGAAGAGGACATTGTTTTACTCCTGAGTTCTCAACAGAGGAGGTTGTTTCCAGTCATCACAACCAGCTGCCCTGTCTTCACGGCTAGATGGAAGGGGAGCATCCCAAAACGTAAGAGGGATCTCAAACCCTTTTTTCTGTTTAACATGGGGTCACAGGCTGGagaatgttgagaaccactggttttacTCATTGAAAACTGTTGCTGTTTTATGTagggcttttgtttatttatcttcTCTCCAACCTATGAAAGAGTTTCTCTGGCAATCCTGAAATTACACCTCTACTCCAATATAACAATGTCAGCGGAAGccgaaaaatcttaccgcgttataggtgaaaccgcattatattgaacttcctTTGATCCGTCGAAgcatgcagccctgcccccccggagcactgctttaccgcgttatatctgaattcgtgttatatcgggtcgcattatatcggggtagaggtgtatatcaatgGTCTGCTTTGTTTGGCTTTCTTTGGACTTTGTAAACAGTGAGACAGGTTCGTCCCTGAAGTAACTCCCTTGTCTTGAGAGAATGACATGGGGACAGATCAAGAATGAATGTAGTCCAATCAATTTATAATGATGTACGATTGTGATGTACTAGTACACATTATGAAGTACTAGTGTGATGGGGCTATCACTATTCATAGCACTAGCAAGCTTCCTACACACGGTGACATTTGAATATTCATACTGGATATGCTCTGGTTAGTCCAGGGAAGTTTTGTCTGAATCATCGATCACTTAAATCCACTTCTTGTGCTCCTAGGAATACTGCTTATGATTTTTCCATATATGTACAAAATGGAATGACGCTATAGTGCCATAACATAAAAGGACTATTTTCCTTTCAACACTTTAATACCAGTACAGGATTGGAAACCCCATCGTGCAATCAACAACTTCCCATGAGCAAATACACATTTTCAATGAGCAGTTAGACATCCAGTTCCCTGGACAACTCCCTGgaatgggagtttggtgccttTATATCCCCACTTAAACTCCTGCAGTCTGAACCAATATTGACTGAAGTCAATCGGAGtcttttcattggcttcaatgagctttggatctgtTCCTTGTTGGGcgtggttgaaaattttccacctAAACTTTCAGTTGATGGGGAAGAAATGGAACGGTTGCCTGGTAGGGGTATCTGGTCATCGGAAGAGGCTGATCATGAGGTCACCTGACAGAGAGTAAGATGTTTATAAAAGGGCAGAAGCTGCTCTATTTGGGCTCTACCTGGCCATGTTTGACCAGCTAGAACTGAGAGGAGCTGCATGTAGGAGCTagatgaggagggagaggagcagtctGTCTGAACACAGACGGCTACCCAAGGGGACTCCCAAGGAAAGGATGAGCTGGTGAGGTCCATTGAAGTTAGGATGTGTGTCCTTTTCTAAATGGGCTTGTGCTTTATTGGTGGAGTATTAGCTCTACAGTGTTAGATTCTGGTTCAGAGTGTCCCTCTCTGTGTTACATTCTTTACACATACTGTGTGGCCCTGTGGGAGAGTTCAGCTGTAACCCACAAGGCTCACACTGTTCGGTGGCATTCTAGGACAGGGAGTGTTTAAGCTACGGCAGAGTCTGAACAGTCACCCCTGAGCCCAGGGACTAGCCAGCTAGATAGCAGGTTCTAGCTCTCCAGAAAGGGCGCTAGGCTGAGGGCCTGCACCCTGATTGTGTGCCTAGGAACCCAGAGACTGCAGCAGTGACTGGCTCCATTCAGTCTCTGGCAGCTTAAAACATCTGGGGATCCAAGCTGGGATTCCCCTCAACACAAGCTGGTGGGTATCCAGCAAGGGGAGCTGAAGGGGGTCTGTGACAAATGCTCCCTTTCAATAGTGATCtttgcagcctcttggtcatTCCTGAACCTAGGAAACTGAATTTCCAAGATGAACAGGCCTGgattccattttttgttttgttttgtttttggaacaAGCCACAGAATACagttaaaacaaaggaaatcagagcTATGACACAGAGAATTCACTATTTATTCACCACTTGTTTATTGATAAGCACAAATCCCAATAATTATATTAACTATGAACAAAACTTCTTGTTTATCATCTTCCTAAAGg
This region of Chrysemys picta bellii isolate R12L10 unplaced genomic scaffold, ASM1138683v2 scaf2610, whole genome shotgun sequence genomic DNA includes:
- the LOC135980311 gene encoding olfactory receptor 5AR1-like, which codes for MAERNHTMVTEFIFVGFTDHPDLQIPLFMLFLVMYVVSLMGNLGMIALIMVETRLHTPMYFFLSQMSIVDIGYSTAIAPRMLMTFVAETRTIPLIECAAQLFFVCFFVTNECCLLAVIAYDRFKAICNPLLYRAIMSKRHCVLLVAGTYVCGSVNSVVQTLFIFSLSFCSSNVVNHFFCDVPPMLKLSCSDTHVTDLVLFTFSTVIGMTTFLGVLISYMCILLAILRIRSAKGRRKTFSTCASHLTVVTMFYGTLICIYLRPSSSYVVDQDKVTSVFYALVIPMLNPLIYSLRNKEVNDAFKRVIYRKIFYWSL